One Chromatiaceae bacterium genomic region harbors:
- a CDS encoding type II toxin-antitoxin system PemK/MazF family toxin, whose product MSGIMPQPCDIVLLPFPFTDLSASKLRPVLVMTDVMVSGDFLAAQVTSQTHHRVRVPLRDSDFELGQLPKASIVRPDKIFTLNQSLVVRRVGRLNRLAFERILAGICQYLGCEKSSFTQIEIRNRA is encoded by the coding sequence ATCGTCCTGCTGCCCTTCCCCTTCACGGACCTCTCGGCAAGTAAGTTGCGGCCAGTTTTGGTCATGACCGATGTGATGGTAAGTGGCGATTTCCTTGCAGCCCAAGTCACATCTCAAACCCATCACCGGGTCCGGGTACCCCTGCGCGACAGCGACTTTGAGCTTGGCCAATTGCCAAAGGCCAGCATCGTCCGACCGGATAAGATTTTCACGCTCAATCAATCTCTGGTTGTACGCCGGGTTGGGCGACTCAATCGACTGGCATTCGAGCGCATCCTTGCCGGGATCTGCCAATACCTTGGCTGCGAGAAATCAAGCTTTACCCAGATCGAAATTCGCAACCGAGCGTGA
- a CDS encoding ion transporter produces the protein MHSRPLFDRQRLYIIIFESDTPAGRRFDTALLLTILASLVVVMLDSIEGMHSQYRDLFNQLEWAFTALFALEYGLRLYCSPKPLGYAFSFFGLVDLLALLPAILALAFADAQYLLIIRVIRMIRIFRILKLRQYLSQANYLLIALRGSRQKIIVFLVGVSSLVTVYGALMYVIEGPAHGFTSIPTSIYWAVVTLTTVGFGDITPKTPLGQMVATLVMITGYSIIAVPTGIFTAELNRAMRQVAQNEHDCPHCHKKRHEAEAAFCSRCGSQLFPQILPDGGEG, from the coding sequence ATGCATTCCAGACCCCTCTTTGACAGACAGCGCCTCTACATCATCATCTTCGAGTCCGACACCCCGGCGGGCCGGCGGTTTGACACAGCCTTGCTGCTGACCATCCTGGCCAGCCTGGTGGTGGTGATGCTGGATAGCATCGAGGGCATGCACAGCCAATACCGCGACCTCTTCAATCAGCTGGAATGGGCCTTCACCGCCCTCTTTGCCCTGGAATACGGGCTGCGCCTCTACTGCTCGCCCAAGCCGCTGGGTTACGCCTTCAGCTTTTTCGGCCTCGTCGATCTGCTGGCCCTGCTGCCGGCCATCCTGGCCCTGGCCTTCGCCGACGCCCAGTATCTACTGATCATCCGGGTCATCCGCATGATCCGCATCTTCCGGATCCTCAAGCTGCGCCAGTACCTGAGCCAGGCCAACTACCTGCTCATCGCCCTGCGCGGCAGCCGCCAGAAGATCATCGTCTTCCTGGTCGGCGTCTCCTCCCTGGTCACGGTCTACGGGGCCCTGATGTATGTGATCGAGGGTCCCGCGCACGGCTTTACCAGCATACCCACCAGCATCTACTGGGCGGTAGTGACCCTGACCACGGTGGGCTTCGGCGACATCACCCCCAAGACGCCCCTGGGACAGATGGTCGCCACCCTGGTGATGATCACCGGCTATTCCATCATCGCGGTGCCCACGGGCATCTTCACTGCCGAACTGAACCGCGCCATGCGCCAGGTTGCTCAAAACGAGCACGACTGCCCGCACTGTCATAAAAAGCGCCACGAGGCCGAGGCGGCTTTTTGCAGCCGTTGCGGGAGTCAACTGTTTCCCCAGATCCTCCCTGACGGGGGGGAAGGATAA
- a CDS encoding glycogen/starch/alpha-glucan phosphorylase: MSPFIDLNQSQPNDRLFDLPPLSLSPEGLALDFKRYYASTFGRDKDCRSTYYPYRALSVVMRDRLMERWKGTRQAQDEADCKRAHYLSLEFLMGRALSNAMLNLGVADAAEQGLYDLGLLLEEIAATEPDAGLGNGGLGRLAACFLDSCATLQLPVKGYGLRYEYGMFRQSFDNGFQIEKPDHWLRDGNPWELERPEYTQRIQFGGRVDFHQDDRGRLMAYWVDTQDVLAVPYDTPIPGYRNDTINTLRLWKAVATDEFNLGEFNAGSYPESVAAKNAAEHITMVLYPNDASENGKELRLRQQYLLACASLKDVLREWIRLHGNDFSQFAAKNCFQLNDTHPAISVAELMRLLMDEHHLEWDPAWAITTATMAYTNHTLLPEALERWPVRIFQSLLPRHLQIIYEINARFLTEVASRWPGDMPRQGRMSLIEEGHEPQIRMAYLAIVGSFSVNGVAELHSRLLIEGLFHDFYELWPHKFNNKTNGVTPRRWLAMCNPDLRELLNETIGRDWVRDLSQLERIAPLADDPAFRERFGAIKHANKQNLARLVAHDCHVDFDPAALFDVQVKRIHEYKRQLLNLLHVIHLYNRIKRGDTAHWTPRCVLIGGKAAPGYVMAKLIIKLINNVAQVVNGDKDTQGLLSLAFIPDYRVSVMEVIAPGTDLSEQISTAGKEASGTGNMKFMMNGAVTIGTLDGANIEIRDQAGADNFFLFGMTAAAVDARQGRYDPQAIIQGHGHLREVMALLESGHFNQFEPGLFEPIIQAIRNPHDPWMTAADFPDYVRAQEAAATAYRDPERWLRMAILNTAHSGRFSSDRTIGEYNRDIWRLPTVAPLAL, translated from the coding sequence ATGTCGCCCTTTATCGACCTGAACCAAAGCCAGCCCAATGACAGGCTCTTCGACCTGCCGCCCCTCTCCCTGAGTCCGGAGGGGTTAGCGCTGGACTTCAAGCGCTATTACGCCAGCACCTTTGGTCGGGACAAGGATTGCCGCTCCACCTATTACCCCTATCGCGCCCTGTCGGTGGTCATGCGCGACCGTCTGATGGAACGGTGGAAGGGCACTCGCCAGGCCCAGGACGAGGCCGACTGCAAGCGCGCCCATTACCTGTCCCTGGAATTCCTGATGGGCCGGGCCCTCTCCAACGCCATGCTCAACCTGGGGGTGGCCGACGCGGCGGAACAGGGTCTCTACGACCTCGGCCTGCTGCTGGAGGAGATCGCCGCCACCGAGCCCGACGCGGGCCTGGGCAACGGCGGCCTGGGCCGACTGGCGGCCTGCTTTCTCGATTCCTGCGCCACCCTGCAATTGCCGGTCAAGGGCTACGGCCTGCGCTATGAATACGGCATGTTCCGCCAGAGCTTCGACAATGGCTTTCAGATTGAGAAGCCGGATCACTGGCTCCGGGACGGCAACCCCTGGGAGCTGGAGCGCCCGGAATATACCCAGCGCATCCAGTTTGGGGGCCGCGTCGATTTTCATCAGGACGACAGGGGCCGCCTGATGGCCTACTGGGTTGATACCCAGGACGTGCTGGCGGTGCCCTACGACACCCCGATACCGGGTTATCGCAATGACACCATCAACACCCTGCGCCTCTGGAAGGCCGTCGCCACCGACGAATTCAACCTGGGGGAATTCAACGCCGGCAGCTATCCCGAGTCCGTCGCCGCCAAGAACGCCGCCGAGCACATCACCATGGTGCTCTACCCCAACGACGCCAGCGAGAACGGCAAGGAATTACGCCTGCGCCAGCAATACCTGCTGGCCTGCGCCAGTCTCAAGGATGTGCTGCGCGAGTGGATCCGCCTGCACGGCAACGACTTCAGCCAATTCGCGGCAAAGAATTGCTTCCAGCTCAATGATACCCACCCCGCCATCTCGGTGGCGGAGCTGATGCGCCTGCTGATGGACGAGCATCACCTGGAGTGGGACCCGGCCTGGGCCATCACCACCGCCACCATGGCCTACACCAACCACACCCTGCTGCCCGAGGCCCTGGAACGCTGGCCGGTGCGCATCTTCCAGTCCCTCCTGCCCCGTCACCTGCAGATCATTTACGAGATCAATGCCCGCTTCCTGACCGAGGTCGCCTCGCGCTGGCCCGGCGACATGCCCCGCCAGGGTCGCATGTCCCTGATCGAGGAGGGACACGAGCCCCAGATCCGCATGGCCTACCTGGCCATCGTCGGCAGCTTCTCCGTCAACGGCGTGGCCGAGCTGCATTCACGCCTGCTGATCGAGGGCTTGTTCCACGACTTTTACGAACTCTGGCCCCACAAGTTCAACAACAAGACCAACGGGGTCACCCCGCGCCGCTGGCTCGCCATGTGCAACCCCGACCTGCGGGAGTTGCTGAACGAGACCATCGGCCGGGACTGGGTGCGTGACCTGAGCCAACTGGAGCGCATCGCCCCCCTGGCGGATGACCCGGCCTTCCGGGAGCGGTTTGGCGCCATCAAGCACGCCAACAAGCAAAACCTGGCCCGCCTGGTGGCCCATGATTGCCATGTGGACTTCGACCCGGCCGCCCTCTTCGATGTCCAGGTCAAGCGCATCCACGAATACAAGCGTCAACTGCTCAACCTGCTGCACGTCATCCACCTCTACAACCGCATCAAGCGCGGCGACACCGCCCATTGGACCCCGCGCTGCGTCCTGATCGGCGGCAAGGCCGCACCCGGCTACGTCATGGCCAAGCTAATCATCAAGCTGATCAATAACGTGGCCCAGGTAGTCAACGGCGACAAGGACACCCAGGGCTTGCTGAGCCTGGCCTTCATCCCCGACTACCGGGTCTCGGTGATGGAGGTCATAGCCCCCGGTACCGACCTATCGGAACAGATCTCCACCGCCGGCAAGGAGGCCTCCGGGACCGGCAACATGAAGTTCATGATGAACGGCGCCGTCACCATCGGCACCCTGGATGGCGCCAATATCGAGATCCGCGACCAGGCGGGGGCGGACAACTTCTTCCTGTTCGGCATGACCGCCGCCGCGGTCGATGCCAGGCAGGGTCGCTATGATCCCCAGGCCATCATTCAGGGCCATGGCCACCTGCGCGAGGTGATGGCCCTGCTGGAGTCGGGCCACTTCAACCAATTCGAACCCGGCCTTTTCGAGCCGATCATCCAGGCCATCCGCAACCCCCATGACCCCTGGATGACCGCCGCCGACTTCCCGGACTATGTCCGCGCCCAAGAAGCCGCCGCCACCGCCTACCGCGACCCCGAGCGCTGGCTGCGCATGGCCATACTCAACACTGCCCACAGCGGGCGCTTCTCCTCAGATCGCACCATTGGCGAATATAACCGTGACATCTGGAGGTTACCGACGGTGGCACCCCTGGCCTTGTGA
- a CDS encoding WYL domain-containing protein — MSATYQSRIQRLRRLEALLPTATATPADCPDGGRLLQILGDDYGASDVPARRRALQRDLMDLLKEGRIAAVNPGGKPLRYRRLGDDLAEDPLIWEYTLRQVRDLIAEAVPERRLDRLWERLLHEVEGPLLDARRLRCVPDTLRLRPVELYPELLQAVVQALAQRRALLIQYQDAAGERGEAVIHPQALVQRGPIPYLLALKNDEVGPVRFYALHRMIRAQVQVGTPARAATGFDLDQAIASGKIDFGQGRLIDLELRVRGYLATLLEACPLSDNQRLDDEPDDSGFLLRVTARLPSTGQLLRWLLGAGDNLEVMAPAELRRVVAAQSAKTAALYAEG; from the coding sequence ATGAGCGCTACCTATCAGAGCCGTATCCAACGCCTCCGCCGTCTGGAGGCCCTGCTGCCAACCGCCACCGCCACGCCCGCCGACTGTCCGGACGGGGGTCGGCTGCTGCAAATCCTCGGCGATGATTATGGCGCCAGTGATGTCCCGGCGCGCCGCCGGGCCCTGCAACGCGACCTCATGGATCTGCTCAAGGAGGGGCGTATCGCGGCGGTGAACCCGGGTGGCAAGCCCCTGCGTTACCGGCGCCTGGGCGATGACCTGGCGGAGGACCCCCTCATCTGGGAATACACCCTGCGGCAGGTCAGGGACCTGATCGCCGAGGCGGTGCCAGAGCGGCGGCTCGACCGCCTGTGGGAGCGCCTGCTGCATGAAGTCGAGGGTCCGCTCCTCGATGCACGGCGACTGCGCTGTGTTCCCGATACCCTGAGGCTGCGCCCGGTCGAACTCTACCCCGAACTTCTTCAGGCGGTGGTCCAGGCCCTGGCGCAACGCCGGGCCCTGCTCATTCAGTACCAGGATGCCGCGGGCGAACGCGGCGAAGCGGTCATCCACCCCCAGGCCCTGGTCCAGCGGGGCCCCATCCCCTACCTGCTGGCCCTCAAGAATGATGAAGTGGGGCCGGTGCGCTTTTACGCCCTGCACCGCATGATCCGCGCCCAGGTCCAGGTCGGGACGCCGGCCAGGGCGGCGACGGGTTTCGATCTGGACCAGGCCATCGCCTCGGGCAAGATCGACTTCGGCCAGGGCCGGCTGATCGACCTGGAGCTGCGGGTGCGGGGTTATCTGGCGACCCTGCTGGAGGCCTGTCCGCTCAGCGATAACCAGCGCCTGGACGATGAGCCCGATGACTCCGGCTTCCTGCTGCGCGTCACCGCCCGCCTCCCCTCCACCGGCCAGTTGCTGCGCTGGTTGCTCGGGGCCGGCGACAACCTGGAGGTCATGGCCCCCGCCGAGTTGCGCCGGGTGGTGGCCGCACAGTCGGCCAAGACGGCGGCACTTTATGCCGAGGGCTGA
- a CDS encoding bifunctional anthranilate synthase component I family protein/class IV aminotransferase: MQVFALLDDCAATEAMPTSRLYTGFVREYRCDDPPRLDEVWRQAQGEMRAGRHAVVLADFEWGVRLQRGDDRGMAPGERGALRLLIFSSLRRLSRQAVDAWLAARERDALGGEGGQGAPLDAGIPGPAPAGVCDLRPSLGRAAFGEALARIQEAIVAGETYQVNFTYRLDLRVLGSPLSLYRRLRARQPVAFGAFLSLPPGAHADEPTQVLSCSPELFLRNQGGRLQARPMKGTATRAGAGEDETVIARELSRNPKTRAENLMIVDLLRNDLGRVACTGSVRVPELFAVETHPTLLQMTSTIEADLPPTVSFPEVLRATFPCGSITGAPKHRTLHWIRALETRPRGLYTGALGWIEPPTGERAGAACGDFCLSVAIRTLTLGAAAPGQSPRALRLASLGIGAGIVSDSQADEEYDECQLKARFLTELDPGISLFETLYASREEGIRHLERHLARLGRSADFLGFRLPLTEIRQALVAREATLTAGIPFRLKLILHKNGGYELAAAPLDALPPGPLGLLIAPTPVDEADPLLCHKTTWRARYDRAIAAAISQGAFDMLFHNRAGRVTEGARSNIFLKLDGAWVTPPLSAGVLPGVMRGVLLDDPAWGAREAPITLADLDRAEAIRVCNALRGVREARLIRGSLPLT; encoded by the coding sequence ATGCAAGTTTTCGCCCTGCTGGACGACTGTGCCGCGACCGAGGCCATGCCGACGAGCCGGCTCTACACCGGTTTCGTGCGCGAGTACCGGTGCGACGACCCCCCGCGCCTGGACGAGGTCTGGCGCCAGGCGCAGGGCGAGATGCGGGCTGGGCGGCATGCGGTGGTGCTGGCGGATTTCGAGTGGGGGGTGCGTCTCCAGCGCGGGGACGATAGGGGCATGGCGCCGGGAGAGCGAGGGGCCTTGCGCCTGCTGATCTTTTCCTCCCTGCGGCGTCTGTCCCGTCAGGCGGTGGATGCCTGGCTGGCGGCCCGCGAGCGCGATGCGCTGGGCGGGGAGGGGGGCCAGGGCGCTCCCCTGGACGCCGGGATCCCCGGTCCCGCGCCCGCCGGCGTTTGCGACCTGCGGCCCAGCTTGGGCCGCGCCGCTTTTGGTGAGGCCCTGGCCCGCATTCAGGAGGCGATCGTCGCCGGCGAAACCTATCAGGTCAACTTCACCTATCGCCTCGACCTGCGCGTCCTGGGGTCGCCCCTGAGCCTTTACCGCCGGTTGCGCGCCCGCCAACCGGTGGCCTTTGGGGCCTTCCTGTCGCTCCCGCCCGGGGCCCACGCGGACGAGCCGACGCAGGTGTTGTCCTGCTCCCCCGAGCTGTTTCTGCGCAATCAAGGGGGCCGGCTTCAGGCCAGGCCGATGAAGGGCACGGCGACGCGGGCCGGGGCGGGCGAGGATGAGACGGTGATCGCGCGGGAGCTCAGCCGCAATCCTAAGACCCGGGCCGAAAACCTCATGATCGTCGATCTCTTGCGCAACGATCTCGGGCGGGTGGCGTGCACGGGCAGCGTGCGCGTGCCGGAGCTGTTCGCGGTGGAAACCCACCCGACCCTCCTGCAGATGACCTCCACCATCGAGGCCGATTTGCCGCCGACGGTGAGCTTTCCCGAGGTCCTGCGGGCGACCTTCCCCTGCGGCTCGATCACGGGGGCGCCCAAGCATCGCACCCTGCACTGGATCAGGGCCCTCGAAACCCGCCCCCGGGGCCTCTACACCGGTGCCCTGGGCTGGATCGAGCCACCGACGGGCGAGCGGGCGGGGGCCGCCTGCGGGGATTTCTGTCTGTCGGTGGCCATCCGCACCCTGACGCTGGGTGCCGCGGCGCCGGGCCAGTCGCCCCGGGCACTGCGTTTGGCAAGCCTGGGCATCGGGGCTGGCATTGTCAGCGATAGCCAGGCCGATGAGGAATACGACGAATGTCAGTTGAAGGCGCGTTTTCTGACCGAGCTCGACCCGGGCATTAGTCTCTTCGAGACCCTCTATGCCAGCCGCGAGGAGGGTATTCGTCACCTGGAGCGCCATCTGGCGCGGCTTGGGCGCAGCGCGGATTTCCTGGGATTCAGATTACCGCTGACGGAGATTCGCCAGGCCCTGGTGGCGCGGGAGGCGACCCTGACGGCGGGCATCCCTTTTCGCCTCAAACTGATACTGCACAAAAATGGCGGCTACGAGCTGGCTGCAGCCCCGCTCGACGCTTTGCCCCCCGGGCCGCTTGGCCTACTAATCGCTCCCACGCCGGTGGACGAGGCCGACCCGCTGCTGTGTCACAAGACGACCTGGCGCGCCCGCTATGACCGGGCCATCGCCGCCGCCATCAGCCAGGGCGCCTTCGACATGCTGTTCCACAACCGTGCCGGCCGGGTCACGGAGGGTGCCCGCAGCAATATTTTCCTGAAGCTTGACGGCGCCTGGGTCACGCCGCCCCTGAGCGCGGGGGTGCTGCCCGGCGTGATGCGCGGCGTCCTGCTGGATGATCCGGCCTGGGGCGCGCGCGAGGCCCCGATCACCCTGGCGGACCTCGACCGCGCCGAGGCGATCCGGGTGTGCAACGCCCTGCGCGGGGTGCGCGAGGCACGGCTGATCAGGGGGTCTTTACCCCTAACCTGA
- a CDS encoding radical SAM protein: protein MGDHRVCYSLTLETTYRCNERCVHCYLPDETHLNELTLDQIDRLFGEFHALGGFSLGLTGGEVGVRKDFADILDLARKYGFLTGTLSNLTRFSDAMLARIIEHRPKSVSCSIYSADPAIHDGVTRLEGSFQRSLRAIETLREGGVTVAIKTFLMKHTAAGWREVEALAERLGCGFQMDLSITAKNDGGHSPLAQRVLDPATLQDVFRSPLYRLTIMGEPLGSGQGPDQTASLCGAGAAGLVVSPDGTVQPCIGMTEALGKFPSDALASIWHGAPFFQRWAALTLADVPCGQRADLRTCSRCPGAWHAEHGSYTQPTEYNCLLAHAWSGASRQGSVP from the coding sequence ATGGGCGATCACCGCGTCTGCTATTCCCTCACCCTAGAGACCACCTACCGCTGTAACGAGCGGTGCGTCCACTGCTACCTCCCGGACGAGACCCACCTAAACGAACTGACGCTCGACCAGATCGACCGGCTCTTCGGGGAGTTCCACGCCCTGGGCGGTTTCAGCCTGGGCCTGACGGGTGGCGAAGTCGGCGTCCGCAAGGACTTCGCGGACATTCTCGACCTGGCCAGGAAATACGGGTTTCTTACCGGCACCTTGAGCAACTTGACCCGGTTCTCGGACGCCATGCTGGCGCGGATCATCGAACACCGGCCGAAGTCCGTCTCCTGCAGTATCTACTCCGCCGACCCGGCGATCCACGATGGGGTCACCCGGCTGGAGGGCTCGTTCCAACGCAGTCTGCGGGCCATCGAGACCCTGCGGGAGGGTGGGGTCACCGTCGCCATCAAGACCTTCTTGATGAAGCACACGGCCGCCGGCTGGCGGGAGGTCGAGGCCCTGGCCGAGCGGTTGGGCTGCGGCTTCCAGATGGACTTGAGTATCACCGCGAAGAATGACGGGGGCCACTCGCCCTTAGCGCAACGGGTCCTGGACCCCGCGACCCTCCAGGATGTCTTCCGCTCGCCCCTCTACCGCCTCACCATCATGGGCGAGCCCCTGGGGTCCGGTCAGGGACCTGACCAGACGGCCAGCCTCTGCGGGGCCGGGGCCGCCGGCCTGGTGGTATCACCGGACGGGACCGTCCAGCCCTGTATTGGCATGACGGAGGCCCTCGGCAAATTCCCCAGCGACGCCCTCGCCAGCATCTGGCACGGCGCCCCCTTCTTCCAACGCTGGGCGGCCCTGACCCTGGCGGATGTGCCTTGCGGTCAACGCGCCGACCTCCGGACGTGCAGCCGCTGCCCCGGGGCCTGGCATGCGGAGCACGGGAGCTATACCCAGCCCACCGAGTACAACTGCCTTCTCGCCCATGCCTGGTCCGGCGCATCCCGGCAGGGGTCTGTTCCTTAA
- a CDS encoding helix-turn-helix transcriptional regulator: protein MKIGDYNAFPEDWVQINEKLKVMRLCKGWTQEALAEKLGWAVNTYAKIERGEANVKLDKLHQLAEAIGIDPTDLLNGGERTVFNFAENCTNTQSNLGHTILLSEAQCAHELEKAGMIVAQKDREIGYLKEENQNLREIIALLKGKQQ from the coding sequence ATGAAAATTGGCGATTACAACGCGTTTCCGGAGGATTGGGTGCAGATTAACGAGAAACTGAAGGTGATGCGGCTCTGCAAGGGCTGGACCCAGGAGGCGTTGGCCGAAAAGCTCGGCTGGGCGGTCAACACCTACGCCAAGATCGAGCGGGGAGAGGCGAACGTCAAACTGGATAAGCTCCATCAGCTCGCCGAGGCAATCGGGATCGATCCGACGGACTTGCTGAACGGCGGGGAGAGGACGGTCTTCAACTTCGCCGAGAACTGCACTAACACTCAAAGCAACCTTGGCCATACGATTCTCTTGAGCGAAGCGCAGTGCGCCCATGAGCTTGAAAAGGCCGGAATGATTGTCGCGCAGAAGGATCGTGAGATCGGCTATTTGAAGGAGGAGAACCAAAATCTAAGGGAGATCATTGCCCTGCTGAAGGGCAAGCAGCAGTAA
- a CDS encoding PilT/PilU family type 4a pilus ATPase: MNLDPFLKVMAAKQGSDLFFSEGARPHLKVDGTLLPFGDRVLSSEEILALAHCVMDEGQQRELAQTWECNLGVELKGIGRFRVNVFRQRGGPAMVIRYIKDRIPTFAELSLPPMLAELISIKRGLLLVVGATGSGKSSTLAAMIDHRNRNSRGHILTIEDPIEFTHEHQKSIVNQREVGIDTLSYEAALKNAMREAPDVILIGEIRDAATMRHALAYAETGHLCVSTLHANNANQAIDRILSFFSENHRQQVRMDLALNLHAIVSQRLIPARDGSGRAPAVEVMRLTRYIADLILKGEIEGIKEAMRQSDIPGMQTFDMSLYQLYSSGRISLEEALVNADSRNDLALRIRLEEAGGQGEAAPLAGEPLVP; this comes from the coding sequence GTGAACCTCGATCCCTTTCTCAAAGTCATGGCCGCCAAGCAGGGTTCCGACCTCTTTTTCAGCGAGGGCGCGCGGCCGCATTTGAAAGTGGATGGGACCCTCCTACCCTTTGGCGACCGGGTCCTGAGCAGCGAGGAGATCCTGGCCCTGGCCCATTGCGTGATGGACGAGGGCCAGCAGCGGGAACTGGCCCAGACCTGGGAGTGCAACCTGGGGGTGGAGCTGAAGGGGATTGGGCGCTTCCGGGTCAATGTCTTCCGCCAGCGCGGCGGACCGGCGATGGTGATCCGCTATATCAAGGACCGCATTCCGACCTTCGCGGAGCTTTCGCTGCCCCCGATGCTGGCCGAACTCATCAGCATCAAGCGGGGACTCCTGCTGGTGGTCGGGGCCACCGGATCGGGCAAGTCCAGCACCCTGGCCGCCATGATCGACCACCGCAACCGCAACAGCCGGGGCCACATCCTCACCATTGAGGACCCCATCGAATTCACCCACGAACACCAGAAGTCCATCGTCAACCAGCGCGAGGTGGGCATCGACACCCTCTCCTACGAGGCGGCGCTCAAGAACGCCATGCGCGAGGCCCCGGACGTCATCCTCATTGGCGAGATCCGCGACGCCGCGACCATGCGGCACGCCCTGGCCTATGCCGAGACCGGCCATCTGTGCGTCTCCACCCTGCACGCCAACAACGCCAACCAGGCCATCGACCGCATCCTGAGCTTCTTTTCCGAAAACCACCGCCAGCAGGTGCGCATGGACCTGGCCCTGAACCTCCACGCCATCGTCTCCCAGCGCCTGATCCCGGCCCGGGACGGCAGCGGGCGGGCCCCGGCGGTGGAGGTGATGCGCCTGACGCGCTATATCGCCGACCTCATCCTCAAGGGCGAGATCGAGGGCATCAAGGAGGCCATGCGCCAGAGCGACATCCCCGGCATGCAGACCTTCGACATGTCCCTCTACCAGCTTTACAGCAGCGGGCGCATCAGCCTGGAGGAGGCCCTGGTCAACGCGGATTCCCGCAACGACCTGGCCCTGCGCATCCGCCTCGAGGAGGCCGGGGGTCAGGGGGAAGCGGCCCCGCTGGCCGGGGAGCCGCTCGTCCCTTGA